The following coding sequences are from one Vulpes vulpes isolate BD-2025 chromosome 12, VulVul3, whole genome shotgun sequence window:
- the SLC9A5 gene encoding sodium/hydrogen exchanger 5 isoform X11: MASLSAILAVTMCGLGCKKYVEANISHKSRTAVKYTMKTLASCAETVIFMLLGISAVDSSKWAWDSGLVLGTLFFILFFRALGVVLQTWVLNQFRLVPLDKIDQVVMSYGGLRGAVAFALVILLDRTKVPAKDYFVATTIVVVFFTVIVQGLTIKPLVKWLKVKRSEHHKPTLNQELHEHTFDHILAAVEDVVGHHGYHYWRDRWEQFDKKYLSQLLMRRSAYRIRDQIWDVYYRLNIRDAISFVDQGGHILSSTGLTLPSMPSRNSVAETSVTNLLRESGSGACLDLQVIDTVRSGRDREDAVMHHLLCGGLYKPRRRYKASCSRHFISEDAQERQDKEVFQQNMKRRLESFKSTKHNICFTKSKPRPRKTGRKKKNGLANTEATNGKPPRDLGFQDTAAVILTVESEEEEESDSSETEKEDDEGIIFVARATNEVLQEGKVSGSLEVCPSPRIIPPSPTCAEKELPWKSGQGDLAVYVSSETTKIVPVDMQAGWNQSISSLESLASPPCTQAPTMTRLPPCPLATEEAQPFHLPYDPRPSFAFPPSLAKAGRSRSESSADIPQQQELQPLMGHEDRTRLSPRTANSHWCIQFNKGGRL; this comes from the exons ATGGCCTCGCTCTCTGCTATTCTTGC GGTGACTATGTGTGGCCTGGGCTGTAAGAAGTATGTGGAAGCCAACATCTCCCATAAGTCACGCACGGCTGTCAAATACACAATGAAGACTCTAGCCAGCTGCGCTGAGACCGTCATCTTCATGCTGCTTGGCATCTCAGCTGTGGACTCTTCTAAGTGGGCCTGGGATTCTGGGCTGGTGCTAGGCACCCTCTTCTTCATCCTGTTCTTCCGAGCCCTCG GCGTAGTCCTGCAGACGTGGGTGCTGAATCAGTTCCGGCTGGTCCCTCTGGACAAGATTGACCAGGTGGTGATGTCCTATGGGGGCCTGCGGGGGGCTGTGGCCTTCGCTCTCGTCATCCTACTGGACAGGACCAAGGTCCCTGCCAAGGACTACTTTGTGGCCACCACTATTGTGGTGGTCTTCTTCACAGTCATTGTGCAG GGCTTAACCATCAAGCCACTGGTCAAGTGGCTGAAGGTGAAGAGGAGTGAGCATCACAAACCCACCCTGAACCAGGAGCTGCATGAGCAC ACTTTTGACCACATTCTGGCTGCAGTGGAGGACGTTGTGGGGCACCATGGCTATCACTACTGGAGGGACAG GTGGGAGCAGTTTGACAAGAAGTACCTGAGTCAGCTGCTGATGCGGCGCTCAGCCTACCGCATCCGGGACCAGATCTGGGATGTGTACTATAGACTCAACATCCGGGATGCCATCAGCTTCGTGGACCAG ggaggccaTATCTTGTCCTCCACAGGGCTCACACTGCCCTCTATGCCCAGCCGCAATTCTGTGGCAGAGACCTCTGTCACCAACCTGCT GAGAGAGAGTGGCAGTGGAGCGTGTCTGGATCTGCAGGTGATTGACACAGTGCGCAGTGGCCGGGACCGTGAGGATGCTGTGATGCACCATCTGCTCTGTGGAGGCCTCTACAAGCCACGCCGCAGG TACAAAGCCAGCTGCAGCCGCCACTTCATCTCAGAGGATGCTCAGGAACGGCAGGACAAGGAAGTCTTCCAGCAGAACATGAAGCGGCGGCTAGAGTCCTTTAAGTCCACCAAGCACAACATCTGCTTCACCAAGAGCAAGCCACGACCTCGCAAGACCGGTCGCAAGAAG AAGAATGGCTTGGCTAATACGGAGGCCACAAATGGGAAACCTCCTCGAGACCTGGGCTTTCAGGACACAG CTGCTGTGATCTTAACTGTGGagtctgaggaggaggaggagagtgacagttcagagacagagaaggaggacGACGAGGGGATCATATTTGTGGCTCGGGCCACCAATGAGGTTCTCCAAGAGGGCAAGGTCTCAG GGAGCCTTGAGGTGTGCCCAAGCCCACGAATCATCCCCCCTTCCCCAACCTGTGCAGAGAAGGAGCTACCCTGGAAGAGTGGGCAGGGAGATCTGGCAGTCTACGTGTCCTCGGAAACCACCAAGATTGTGCCCGTGGACATGCAGGCAGGCTGGAACCAGAGCATCTCATCCCTGGAGAGCCTGGCATCCCCGCCCTGTACCCAGGCCCCAACTATGACCCGCCTGCCTCCTTGCCCACTGGCCACTGAAGAGGCCCAGCCCTTCCACCTGCCTTACGATCCACGCCCTAGCTTCGCCTTTCCCCCAAGCCTGGCCAAAGCTGGCCGCTCTCGCAGTGAGAGCAGCGCTGACATCCCCCAGCAGCAAGAGCTGCAGCCCCTCATGGGACATGAGGACCGCACCCGTCTTAGCCCACGCACAGCCAACTCCCACTGGTGCATCCAGTTCAACAAAGGTGGCCGGCTGTAG
- the SLC9A5 gene encoding sodium/hydrogen exchanger 5 isoform X8: MLRAALPLLGLPLAGAAATEEPTREPGSPGEPPPGLALFRWQWHEVEAPYLVALWILVASLAKIVFHLSRKVTSLVPESCLLILLGLVLGGIVLAVAKKAEYQLEPGTFFLFLLPPIVLDSGYFMPSRLFFDNLGAILTYAVVGTLWNAFTTGAALWGLQQAGFVAPRVQASFLDFLLFGSLISAVDPVAVLAVFEEVHVNDTLFIIVFGESLLNDAVTVVLYKVCNSFVEMGSANVQAADYLKGVASLFVVSLGGAAVGLVFAFLLALTTRFTKRVRIIEPLLVFLLAYAAYLTAEMASLSAILAVTMCGLGCKKYVEANISHKSRTAVKYTMKTLASCAETVIFMLLGISAVDSSKWAWDSGLVLGTLFFILFFRALGVVLQTWVLNQFRLVPLDKIDQVVMSYGGLRGAVAFALVILLDRTKVPAKDYFVATTIVVVFFTVIVQGLTIKPLVKWLKVKRSEHHKPTLNQELHEHTFDHILAAVEDVVGHHGYHYWRDRWEQFDKKYLSQLLMRRSAYRIRDQIWDVYYRLNIRDAISFVDQGGHILSSTGLTLPSMPSRNSVAETSVTNLLRESGSGACLDLQVIDTVRSGRDREDAVMHHLLCGGLYKPRRRGALRCAQAHESSPLPQPVQRRSYPGRVGREIWQSTCPRKPPRLCPWTCRQAGTRASHPWRAWHPRPVPRPQL, encoded by the exons ATGCTGCGCGCCGCGCTACCGCTGCTCGGGCTGCCCCTGGCGGGGGCGGCCGCCACCGAAGAGCCCACCCGGGAGCCGGGGTCGCCCGGCGAGCCTCCCCCTGGGCTGGCGCTCTTCCGCTGGCAGTGGCACGAGGTGGAGGCGCCCTACCTGGTAGCCCTGTGGATCCTGGTGGCCAGCCTGGCCAAAATCG TGTTTCACTTGTCTCGGAAGGTGACATCGCTGGTCCCTGAGAGCTGCCTGCTGATTTTGCTGGGACTGGTGCTTGGAGGCATTGTCTTGGCTGTGGCCAAGAAAGCTGAGTACCAGCTGGAGCCAGGCacattcttcctcttcctactGCCTCCTATTGTGCTGGACTCAGGCTATTTCATGCCTAGCCGACTATTCTTTGACAATTTGGGTGCCATCCTCACCTATGCCGTGGTGGGCACACTCTGGAATGCCTTCACAACAGGTGCTGCCCTCTGGGGTCTGCAGCAGGCTGGATTTGTGG CCCCTCGAGTACAGGCCAGCTTCCTGGATTTTCTGCTATTCGGGAGCCTCATCTCAGCGGTGGACCCCGTGGCTGTGCTGGCTGTCTTTGAGGAGGTGCACGTCAACGACACTCTCTTTATCATCGTCTTTGGCGAGTCCCTGCTCAATGATGCTGTCACCGTG GTGCTGTACAAGGTCTGCAACTCATTTGTAGAGATGGGCTCTGCCAACGTACAGGCTGCTGACTACCTGAAAGGAGTCG cctccctgttTGTGGTCAGTCTGGGCGGGGCAGCCGTGGGCTTAGTCTTTGCCTTCCTCCTGGCCCTGACCACACGCTTCACCAAGCGGGTCCGCATCATCGAGCCACTGCTGGTCTTCCTCCTCGCCTATGCAGCCTACCTCACTGCTGAAATGGCCTCGCTCTCTGCTATTCTTGC GGTGACTATGTGTGGCCTGGGCTGTAAGAAGTATGTGGAAGCCAACATCTCCCATAAGTCACGCACGGCTGTCAAATACACAATGAAGACTCTAGCCAGCTGCGCTGAGACCGTCATCTTCATGCTGCTTGGCATCTCAGCTGTGGACTCTTCTAAGTGGGCCTGGGATTCTGGGCTGGTGCTAGGCACCCTCTTCTTCATCCTGTTCTTCCGAGCCCTCG GCGTAGTCCTGCAGACGTGGGTGCTGAATCAGTTCCGGCTGGTCCCTCTGGACAAGATTGACCAGGTGGTGATGTCCTATGGGGGCCTGCGGGGGGCTGTGGCCTTCGCTCTCGTCATCCTACTGGACAGGACCAAGGTCCCTGCCAAGGACTACTTTGTGGCCACCACTATTGTGGTGGTCTTCTTCACAGTCATTGTGCAG GGCTTAACCATCAAGCCACTGGTCAAGTGGCTGAAGGTGAAGAGGAGTGAGCATCACAAACCCACCCTGAACCAGGAGCTGCATGAGCAC ACTTTTGACCACATTCTGGCTGCAGTGGAGGACGTTGTGGGGCACCATGGCTATCACTACTGGAGGGACAG GTGGGAGCAGTTTGACAAGAAGTACCTGAGTCAGCTGCTGATGCGGCGCTCAGCCTACCGCATCCGGGACCAGATCTGGGATGTGTACTATAGACTCAACATCCGGGATGCCATCAGCTTCGTGGACCAG ggaggccaTATCTTGTCCTCCACAGGGCTCACACTGCCCTCTATGCCCAGCCGCAATTCTGTGGCAGAGACCTCTGTCACCAACCTGCT GAGAGAGAGTGGCAGTGGAGCGTGTCTGGATCTGCAGGTGATTGACACAGTGCGCAGTGGCCGGGACCGTGAGGATGCTGTGATGCACCATCTGCTCTGTGGAGGCCTCTACAAGCCACGCCGCAGG GGAGCCTTGAGGTGTGCCCAAGCCCACGAATCATCCCCCCTTCCCCAACCTGTGCAGAGAAGGAGCTACCCTGGAAGAGTGGGCAGGGAGATCTGGCAGTCTACGTGTCCTCGGAAACCACCAAGATTGTGCCCGTGGACATGCAGGCAGGCTGGAACCAGAGCATCTCATCCCTGGAGAGCCTGGCATCCCCGCCCTGTACCCAGGCCCCAACTATGA